One Mangrovimonas cancribranchiae DNA segment encodes these proteins:
- a CDS encoding restriction endonuclease subunit S, translated as MESKRISQLETYLLNNGLNEYQLTDKEKKALENFDKCNWNIFNLENLFGKSTRGRRLKSADRVSGALPFITAGETDQGISAFIGNDVKVFSANTTTIDMFGSAKYRNFKYGGDDHIAVVHTNKLPKYASVFVTSAIHKSSYNGQFNYGRNFYAKDADALDISLPVKDGKPDYEIMETIISAIHKLVIKDVVLYVEKKKKELNKLTENANAVKC; from the coding sequence ATTGAAAGTAAAAGAATAAGTCAATTAGAAACATACTTACTAAATAATGGACTCAACGAATATCAATTAACTGACAAAGAGAAAAAAGCATTAGAAAACTTTGACAAATGCAATTGGAACATTTTCAACCTTGAAAACTTATTTGGTAAATCAACTCGTGGAAGACGATTAAAAAGTGCCGACCGAGTTTCGGGAGCTTTACCCTTTATTACAGCAGGAGAAACTGACCAAGGTATTTCCGCTTTTATAGGAAATGATGTTAAAGTTTTTTCAGCGAATACCACAACCATTGATATGTTTGGTTCAGCCAAGTATAGAAACTTCAAATATGGAGGAGACGACCATATTGCAGTCGTTCATACTAACAAACTGCCAAAATACGCATCTGTTTTTGTGACTTCTGCAATTCACAAATCATCATATAACGGACAGTTCAACTATGGTAGAAACTTCTACGCAAAAGACGCTGACGCATTAGATATTTCGCTACCAGTAAAAGACGGAAAACCCGACTATGAAATTATGGAAACTATTATTTCTGCTATTCATAAATTGGTAATTAAAGATGTGGTTTTGTATGTAGAGAAAAAGAAAAAGGAATTAAACAAACTGACAGAAAATGCCAACGCTGTTAAGTGCTAA
- a CDS encoding helix-turn-helix domain-containing protein: MNVFFVTNAYSQQSDLYTKAEELVSTNPDEAIKVSEHILKTALTPQKKALANILLAKSYLIKGDYNKAITYVFDEYNFVEEISLETKVEVNILKSELLRKLYLYNLSDDFSAETQDLVKKLSNKNQQDYLGFKLSIEQSKLFLDKREAKHALESLNETDVRYRTYLEDHPEARQELYLTKERAFSDRSQNDSAMVYINNAISLNAVVQGKNVYQKAQMYKALGHLYLQQRAFKQSEEALFIALRFASIIENTTLLMQINQDLAVNYLASNKKSQHKVYNDEFLVLNNQVEQIEQESINNLYNQLQNLGERSLEINKEKQSRLRNIFLICALLVLTLGAFVVFKSESRKKRLREIINYLEISRTNYLKTRPKPKTISKKRKTKGIVISEETENAILAKLNRFEKSKKFLNKDMSLAVLAGQFETNTKYLSEVIHKYYNDNFNTFINKLRVDYIIKQLQKDPNYVNYKISFLAEECGFSSHSSFTTVFKSIVGMSPAKFINLIREERKELKEQQSVS, from the coding sequence ATGAATGTTTTTTTTGTTACTAATGCCTACTCTCAGCAAAGCGATTTATATACCAAAGCCGAAGAACTTGTTTCTACAAATCCTGATGAGGCTATTAAAGTTTCTGAGCATATTTTAAAAACAGCGCTAACACCCCAAAAAAAAGCTTTAGCCAATATCCTTCTAGCAAAAAGCTACTTGATAAAAGGCGATTATAATAAAGCGATTACTTATGTTTTTGATGAGTATAATTTTGTGGAAGAAATCTCATTAGAGACAAAGGTTGAGGTTAATATTCTTAAGTCCGAATTATTACGTAAGCTATATTTATACAACTTGTCTGATGATTTTTCAGCAGAAACTCAAGATTTAGTAAAAAAACTCTCCAATAAGAACCAACAAGACTACTTAGGTTTTAAACTATCTATAGAGCAATCTAAACTTTTCTTAGACAAACGCGAAGCAAAACACGCTTTAGAATCATTAAATGAAACCGATGTAAGGTATAGGACTTATCTAGAAGACCACCCAGAGGCAAGACAAGAGCTTTATTTAACCAAAGAACGTGCTTTTAGCGATAGGTCTCAAAACGATTCTGCAATGGTTTACATTAATAATGCGATAAGCTTAAATGCTGTTGTGCAAGGAAAAAATGTATATCAAAAAGCACAAATGTATAAGGCTTTAGGGCACCTTTATTTGCAGCAAAGGGCTTTTAAACAAAGTGAAGAAGCCTTGTTTATAGCATTAAGATTTGCTTCCATTATAGAGAATACCACCCTATTAATGCAAATAAATCAAGACTTGGCAGTTAATTATTTGGCTTCAAACAAAAAAAGTCAACATAAAGTCTATAATGATGAGTTTTTAGTGTTGAATAATCAAGTTGAGCAGATAGAGCAAGAATCTATTAACAACCTTTACAATCAATTACAAAACTTAGGAGAAAGGAGTTTAGAGATAAATAAAGAAAAGCAATCTAGGCTACGAAATATCTTTTTAATATGTGCTTTATTAGTATTAACACTAGGCGCATTTGTCGTGTTTAAAAGCGAAAGTAGAAAAAAACGACTGCGAGAAATTATTAATTATTTAGAAATAAGCCGAACCAATTATTTAAAAACAAGACCCAAACCTAAAACTATAAGCAAAAAACGAAAAACAAAAGGGATCGTTATATCAGAAGAAACAGAGAACGCTATTTTAGCTAAATTAAATCGGTTTGAAAAGTCTAAAAAGTTTTTAAATAAAGACATGTCATTAGCTGTTTTAGCTGGTCAATTTGAAACAAACACCAAATATTTATCAGAAGTTATCCATAAATACTATAACGATAATTTTAATACGTTTATTAATAAGTTACGGGTCGATTACATTATAAAACAACTGCAGAAAGACCCTAATTATGTGAATTATAAAATTAGCTTTCTTGCAGAAGAATGTGGGTTTTCATCGCATAGTAGCTTTACAACTGTGTTTAAGTCTATAGTAGGGATGTCGCCAGCAAAATTTATTAATTTAATACGTGAAGAGCGTAAAGAGCTAAAAGAACAACAATCTGTTTCATGA
- a CDS encoding T9SS type A sorting domain-containing protein yields MKKITFYFLMLLSVTAFSQVEIVEDFESGNLPAGWTGDFNVSDTNAFYGCGTEQASGGVGAGQTAIMTTQNLTAVTNDTDLTVSFAYNVFEQVSRFPPPSFSAPAANWGSLVFEYSTDGGTNWTAAITIDDSNFTFVSPLDCVATGSVNVGTLAAGTDFQARFVLTGTTVNNFSLIALVDDISITQVATSAPNCTALATPVSGATDVEPNSTLTWATATGIPTGYSVSIGTSTGATDIVNAEEVTGTSYDLTGLLDYETEYFVSITPFNDFNGDDVNDYATGCSEESFTTRTPPITGATCGDPIIANPSPVYVDVNDTANFEDIVDANPCNSNYMRANDAFYQIPAATEDRSVDIQVIYNWNEADGNFYSSSVLLLDGCPGDPGTSCVVADGNFSVPVNPDTGLYQKELLDVVLSANQDYYVVLSSSSGNESAPYYTYGYNLVISQDECISPEMTISAVEDCANGGFSIDADITYLGDASSLTLSDGLGNSITNITETGIVNMPGPYTSGSEVTLTLTNDDTTSCFAEATTSYYCPPTNDECSGALGLAINTDDTCTITTDATNAGASYSEIIGAGTSFTCGAGNSDVWFSFEAVAESVIIQYSNIESAIGSSTALLSTEVFATTDGTCSGDFTSMLCQTGDFVYVSGLTIGDTYYIRNTSSNGGNEQNFTICLKTPVFPANDNCADAIVLTESTSETCDNAVSGTTVGASLSDASTCPNTIFSTFGDVWYTFTPSVDGLYEFNLTITSADAPSTNYMVYSGSCGAFTELIDCGENDNVVLTLSSSETYYVIVRSAQSTPGAEFDLCVWALPEPVENDSCTTPFELLESDDTGNNTIVGNMDDSYPSVQSCVSSYNTIWYSFTPNYTGTYNFDFTRVTGSAYYTVYNTDDCTNTSDNYITGFYSCYNSGDIQGDVVAGNTYLISIHASGAADFEIFAYPTEEALSVSDVDAFKSFTYYPNPVLNTLTVKAGNNISNISVRNIVGQEILVTKPNSLKTTVNMNNLNQGVYFVTVQVNGAEKTFKVVKK; encoded by the coding sequence ATGAAGAAAATTACCTTTTACTTTTTGATGCTACTAAGTGTCACAGCATTTTCTCAAGTAGAAATTGTTGAAGACTTCGAAAGTGGTAATCTGCCAGCTGGCTGGACAGGCGATTTTAATGTTTCTGATACTAATGCCTTTTATGGTTGTGGTACAGAGCAAGCGTCTGGGGGTGTTGGTGCTGGGCAAACAGCAATAATGACCACACAAAACTTAACAGCTGTTACTAACGATACTGATTTAACAGTTAGTTTTGCGTACAATGTTTTTGAACAAGTAAGCCGATTTCCACCTCCAAGTTTTTCGGCACCAGCAGCAAACTGGGGATCTTTAGTGTTTGAGTACTCTACCGATGGTGGAACAAACTGGACAGCTGCTATTACAATAGACGATTCTAACTTTACATTTGTAAGTCCGTTAGACTGTGTTGCAACTGGAAGTGTTAATGTTGGAACTTTAGCGGCAGGTACAGATTTTCAGGCTAGATTTGTGTTAACAGGAACTACAGTAAATAACTTTAGCTTAATTGCGCTTGTTGACGATATATCCATAACACAAGTGGCTACATCTGCACCTAATTGTACTGCTTTAGCTACACCTGTTAGTGGTGCTACTGATGTAGAGCCAAATTCAACATTAACGTGGGCGACGGCTACAGGAATTCCAACAGGTTATTCAGTTTCTATAGGAACAAGTACAGGAGCGACAGATATTGTTAATGCTGAGGAGGTTACAGGAACAAGCTATGATTTAACAGGGTTATTAGATTATGAAACTGAGTATTTTGTAAGTATTACACCTTTTAACGATTTTAATGGAGACGACGTAAATGATTATGCTACTGGTTGTTCAGAAGAAAGCTTTACAACACGTACCCCGCCTATTACAGGAGCAACTTGTGGAGATCCTATTATTGCTAACCCAAGTCCTGTTTATGTTGATGTTAACGACACAGCCAATTTTGAAGATATAGTAGATGCTAACCCATGTAATAGTAATTACATGAGAGCTAACGACGCTTTTTATCAAATACCAGCAGCTACCGAAGATAGATCTGTAGATATTCAAGTGATTTATAACTGGAATGAAGCTGATGGGAATTTCTATTCTTCTTCAGTATTACTTCTTGATGGTTGTCCAGGTGACCCAGGTACTAGTTGTGTTGTAGCCGATGGTAATTTTAGTGTGCCAGTAAACCCAGATACAGGATTGTACCAAAAAGAACTTCTAGATGTAGTGCTTTCTGCTAATCAAGATTATTATGTGGTATTAAGTTCGTCTTCAGGTAATGAATCGGCTCCATATTATACGTATGGTTATAACTTGGTAATAAGCCAAGATGAATGTATAAGCCCTGAAATGACAATTTCAGCTGTTGAAGATTGCGCTAACGGAGGCTTTAGTATTGATGCTGATATAACTTATTTAGGAGATGCTAGTTCTTTAACCTTAAGTGATGGATTAGGTAATAGCATAACAAATATTACGGAAACAGGTATTGTTAATATGCCTGGACCTTATACAAGCGGAAGTGAGGTTACATTAACACTAACAAACGACGATACAACATCATGTTTTGCAGAAGCGACGACATCATATTACTGTCCACCAACAAACGATGAGTGTAGCGGAGCTTTAGGGTTAGCCATAAATACAGATGATACATGTACTATAACAACCGATGCAACAAATGCAGGGGCTTCTTACTCTGAAATTATTGGAGCAGGAACATCGTTTACTTGTGGGGCAGGAAACAGTGATGTTTGGTTTTCTTTTGAAGCCGTTGCAGAGAGTGTAATTATTCAGTATTCTAATATTGAGTCAGCAATAGGGTCTTCAACAGCCTTGTTATCGACAGAGGTTTTTGCAACTACTGATGGAACATGTAGCGGTGACTTTACTAGCATGTTATGTCAAACAGGAGACTTTGTTTATGTTAGTGGTTTAACAATAGGGGATACTTACTACATAAGAAATACGAGCTCTAATGGTGGTAATGAACAAAACTTTACCATTTGTTTAAAAACACCTGTTTTTCCAGCAAATGACAATTGTGCTGATGCTATTGTGTTAACAGAATCAACATCAGAAACATGTGATAATGCTGTATCTGGAACGACTGTAGGGGCTTCATTGTCTGACGCATCTACTTGTCCTAATACAATATTTTCAACTTTTGGTGATGTATGGTATACATTTACACCAAGTGTAGATGGTTTATATGAATTTAATCTTACAATAACATCAGCTGATGCCCCAAGTACTAATTATATGGTATATAGTGGTTCTTGTGGAGCGTTTACCGAATTGATTGATTGTGGCGAGAATGATAATGTAGTGTTAACTTTAAGTAGTTCTGAAACGTATTACGTTATAGTAAGGTCTGCTCAATCTACACCAGGTGCCGAGTTTGACTTATGTGTGTGGGCATTGCCAGAACCTGTAGAAAACGATAGTTGTACAACGCCATTTGAGTTACTAGAATCAGACGATACAGGAAACAATACTATTGTAGGGAATATGGATGATTCGTATCCGTCAGTTCAAAGCTGTGTGTCTAGTTATAATACCATTTGGTACAGTTTTACGCCAAATTATACAGGAACTTATAATTTTGATTTTACAAGAGTAACAGGTTCTGCTTATTATACGGTGTATAATACAGACGATTGTACTAATACATCAGATAATTATATAACGGGATTCTATAGTTGTTATAATTCTGGAGATATACAAGGTGATGTTGTAGCAGGGAATACATACCTAATTAGTATTCATGCAAGTGGAGCCGCAGATTTTGAAATATTTGCTTATCCAACAGAAGAAGCGTTAAGTGTAAGTGATGTAGATGCTTTTAAATCGTTTACATATTATCCTAACCCAGTATTAAATACATTAACTGTTAAGGCTGGAAATAATATTTCAAACATTAGTGTTCGCAACATTGTTGGACAAGAGATATTAGTAACTAAGCCAAACAGTTTAAAAACAACTGTAAACATGAACAACTTAAACCAAGGTGTTTATTTTGTAACTGTTCAAGTAAACGGAGCTGAAAAGACATTTAAAGTCGTTAAAAAATAA
- a CDS encoding tyrosine-type recombinase/integrase — protein sequence MSNAADKYLRRILATETNTNYSEPKLYIPQKKVNGRTVANVNADWYVYYYFRDNNGKMTGPFKVRKQINRLKSVEEKRSYGTRLAKGLSTLLYHGYSPLDKQEFNFDARTNPKQPVGINKDDSLTLEKALNDAIVQKSLTLKPTTIKGYTMRVNKLLEWLRKNKLKNIAPNEFNFEHALSYIDYESDQGNKATSVDNTRRELSAIFRVLKKRRLIDHNHFSEIETSKSAPEVHQVYTKKQLVALKKYLVKHDLNLYYFFKFIMFTYLRNKEVAKLKVKNFDLDRAVVAIETKTENITYKPLTKDLISLLENVYDIRNKPREHYIFTKEAGKTGYWDISDEGKTAYFSNRFKTIREQQKDFNLTKDHTIYSSRHTITSDIFMNFINEGLNEREAIIKLMGITGHSSENALKKYLRSIGAILPKKSSNYTTIDF from the coding sequence ATGAGTAACGCTGCCGATAAATATTTACGCAGAATATTGGCCACCGAAACCAATACTAACTACTCTGAACCTAAACTTTACATCCCCCAAAAAAAAGTTAATGGTAGAACGGTGGCTAATGTTAATGCTGATTGGTATGTTTATTATTACTTTAGAGATAATAATGGTAAGATGACAGGGCCATTTAAAGTGCGTAAACAAATTAACAGGTTAAAATCTGTTGAAGAAAAACGCTCGTATGGTACACGATTAGCAAAAGGTTTATCTACTTTGCTTTATCATGGTTATAGCCCATTAGATAAGCAAGAGTTTAATTTTGATGCTAGAACCAATCCCAAGCAACCAGTTGGTATAAATAAAGATGATAGTTTAACACTTGAAAAGGCATTAAACGATGCTATAGTTCAAAAAAGCCTTACTTTAAAGCCTACAACAATAAAAGGGTACACCATGAGGGTAAACAAACTACTTGAATGGTTGCGAAAAAACAAGTTAAAAAATATTGCTCCTAATGAGTTTAATTTTGAACATGCACTAAGCTACATAGACTATGAGTCTGATCAAGGCAACAAGGCAACTAGTGTAGATAATACACGTAGGGAATTATCGGCTATTTTTAGAGTATTAAAAAAACGTCGTTTAATAGATCATAACCACTTTTCAGAAATTGAAACTTCAAAGTCAGCTCCAGAAGTGCATCAAGTTTATACAAAAAAACAGCTTGTAGCTTTAAAAAAGTATTTAGTGAAGCATGATTTAAACTTGTATTACTTTTTCAAGTTTATCATGTTTACCTATTTGCGAAATAAAGAAGTTGCTAAACTGAAAGTTAAAAACTTTGATTTAGATAGGGCTGTAGTTGCTATAGAAACTAAAACAGAGAATATAACATATAAGCCATTAACTAAAGATTTAATTTCACTTTTAGAGAATGTTTACGATATAAGAAACAAGCCAAGAGAACATTACATTTTTACAAAAGAAGCAGGTAAAACAGGCTATTGGGATATTTCAGACGAGGGTAAAACAGCTTATTTTAGTAATAGGTTTAAAACTATTCGAGAACAACAAAAAGATTTCAATTTAACTAAAGATCATACTATTTATAGTAGTAGACACACTATTACAAGTGATATTTTTATGAACTTTATTAATGAGGGATTAAATGAACGTGAAGCCATCATAAAATTAATGGGTATTACTGGGCATTCATCTGAAAATGCATTGAAAAAGTACCTAAGAAGTATCGGTGCTATCTTACCTAAAAAGAGTTCAAACTACACGACAATAGATTTTTAG
- a CDS encoding helix-turn-helix domain-containing protein, which produces MGDINLRIKELVEHFSDGNNSDFAKKLGVNEANIRNYINKTEPKYSFLEKIARTFEINYEWLLLGNGSMLKKKIENNVIIPKNRIKHIELPSGKFLMKVPMIPANAFAKYISDYQDVDFFEDFEEVTFIVDKVGKGNYKAFKVKGDSMDGGNINDTEDNAIVLGRELRRDHWKDGFYPAKYGWVIVTHSNILFKDIIGMNAEAGTITCHSRNTSPEYSDFELNLNNIHQIFKVTKRTF; this is translated from the coding sequence ATGGGTGATATAAACCTGCGTATTAAAGAGCTTGTAGAACATTTTAGCGATGGTAATAATTCTGATTTTGCAAAAAAATTAGGGGTTAATGAAGCTAATATTAGGAATTATATAAATAAAACAGAGCCTAAATATAGCTTCCTAGAAAAAATAGCAAGAACGTTCGAAATAAATTACGAATGGTTGTTGCTTGGTAATGGAAGTATGCTCAAAAAGAAGATTGAAAACAATGTAATTATACCTAAAAATAGGATAAAGCATATTGAGTTACCAAGTGGGAAATTTTTAATGAAAGTGCCAATGATACCAGCAAACGCCTTTGCTAAATATATAAGTGATTACCAAGACGTAGATTTTTTTGAAGATTTTGAAGAAGTTACTTTTATAGTAGATAAGGTAGGTAAGGGTAATTATAAGGCATTTAAAGTAAAAGGTGATAGCATGGATGGTGGTAACATAAACGATACAGAAGATAATGCTATTGTTTTAGGCCGAGAATTAAGAAGAGACCATTGGAAAGATGGTTTTTATCCAGCAAAATATGGTTGGGTAATTGTAACGCATAGCAATATTTTATTTAAAGATATTATAGGAATGAATGCCGAAGCTGGAACGATAACTTGCCATAGTAGAAACACAAGCCCAGAATACAGCGATTTTGAGTTAAACCTAAACAACATACACCAAATTTTTAAAGTAACTAAACGAACATTTTAA
- a CDS encoding SHOCT domain-containing protein, with translation MRLIIILTTTLFLNINSFSQTKKLDSYTASDGINYKIGDEVYLAGSDVDEVYESVISGGFGGWYYGRQNLKKTSQTRVFIIDKIKVKSDMFNGNPYLVGHLSTHQKTLVYNIDIEEAIKLKEIFYGELTLEVNEDEETQNELKSQNEPTSNFNKKYDKLKKLKELYDDGILTDEEFKKEKYKVLNE, from the coding sequence ATGAGATTAATAATTATACTAACAACCACTTTATTTTTAAACATTAATTCTTTTTCGCAAACTAAAAAACTTGATAGTTATACGGCAAGCGATGGTATAAACTATAAAATAGGTGATGAAGTATATTTGGCTGGTAGTGATGTTGACGAAGTTTATGAAAGTGTCATTTCTGGTGGTTTTGGTGGTTGGTATTACGGAAGACAGAACTTAAAAAAGACATCTCAGACACGTGTTTTTATTATAGATAAAATTAAAGTTAAAAGTGATATGTTTAATGGTAATCCATATTTAGTTGGCCACTTAAGCACCCATCAAAAAACACTTGTTTATAATATAGATATTGAAGAAGCTATAAAGTTGAAAGAAATTTTTTATGGTGAACTTACACTTGAAGTTAATGAGGATGAAGAAACACAAAATGAATTAAAGTCTCAAAATGAACCAACAAGTAATTTTAACAAAAAATACGATAAGTTAAAAAAACTAAAAGAGCTTTACGATGATGGTATCTTAACCGACGAAGAATTTAAAAAGGAAAAGTATAAGGTTTTAAATGAGTAG
- a CDS encoding N-6 DNA methylase: MAQSIEPNIADLANGWLKKYKLPYKLEQESVNAEIDKALTDYFTKNGGKGANRPDAKILLQDKNLNYYPVLIEYKGYKNKLVKLDKDGQVENRTSKNLPNFTNINSYAVNGAVHYANALLHHTSYTDIIAIGVTGHKDSSGNIHHEIGVYYVSKSNLGAGQKVDDYTDLSFLAKNNFDAFIEKVKALQLTQGELDKLKEQREREIDQSLVKLNNDIYQNEKGLGENDRVYLVAASIIATLGIPGKVTPLEKADLKSSTEKGYRDGDLMIKKIESFLSYKELPEEKKNLIVRTLSNTLLTENINKVKGGESQLKRVFVKIVDDLGIYYKIGLTTDFTGKLFNEMYGWLGFSQDKLNDVVLTPSYVANLLVKLARVNKDSYVWDFATGSAGLLVAAMNEMLNDAKENINSPEELAQKEIAIKAEQLLGLELLSSVYMLAILNMILMGDGSSNILNTDSLTDFDGKYGYGKTNAIFPADAFILNPPYSADGNGMNFVERALNMMNKGYAAIIIQNSSGSGKAVGYNKRILAKHTLLASIKMPVDIFIGKSSVNTNIYVFKVNEKHHKDEVVKFIDFTNDGYTRSNRKKASNNLKDTDHAKERYQEVVDLVRFGKNKLKIFTEREYYEGHIDPNNGADWNQSAPIDLNPKFSDFKKTISDYIAYEISDLLKNQEITDESLGK, encoded by the coding sequence ATGGCACAATCAATAGAACCTAATATTGCAGATTTAGCTAATGGATGGCTAAAAAAATATAAGCTACCTTACAAGTTAGAACAGGAATCAGTTAACGCTGAAATTGATAAAGCGCTTACAGATTATTTTACAAAAAATGGTGGTAAAGGTGCCAATCGCCCAGATGCTAAAATATTATTACAAGATAAAAATTTAAATTATTACCCAGTACTTATTGAGTATAAAGGTTATAAAAATAAACTTGTAAAACTTGATAAAGACGGACAGGTTGAAAACCGAACATCTAAAAACCTGCCAAATTTTACAAACATTAATTCGTATGCAGTAAATGGTGCCGTGCATTATGCAAACGCATTATTACACCATACAAGCTATACAGATATTATAGCAATTGGGGTAACAGGTCATAAGGATAGTTCGGGTAACATTCATCACGAAATTGGTGTTTATTATGTGTCTAAAAGTAATTTAGGAGCAGGGCAAAAAGTAGATGATTACACAGATCTATCCTTTTTAGCCAAAAACAATTTTGATGCTTTTATAGAAAAAGTAAAAGCATTACAGTTAACGCAAGGTGAGTTAGATAAATTAAAAGAACAGCGAGAAAGAGAAATAGACCAAAGTCTTGTAAAACTTAATAATGATATTTACCAAAACGAAAAGGGTTTAGGTGAAAATGATCGTGTTTATTTAGTAGCTGCATCAATTATTGCTACACTTGGTATACCAGGAAAAGTAACGCCACTTGAAAAAGCAGACTTAAAATCATCTACAGAAAAAGGGTATAGAGATGGCGATTTAATGATTAAAAAAATAGAATCGTTTTTAAGCTATAAAGAGCTGCCAGAAGAAAAGAAAAACCTTATTGTTAGAACACTGTCAAACACGCTTTTAACCGAAAATATTAATAAAGTTAAAGGTGGCGAAAGCCAGTTAAAGCGTGTGTTTGTAAAAATTGTTGACGATTTAGGTATTTACTACAAAATTGGCTTAACAACCGATTTTACAGGTAAACTTTTTAACGAAATGTACGGCTGGTTAGGTTTCTCGCAAGATAAACTTAACGATGTGGTGCTTACACCATCGTATGTGGCAAATTTATTGGTTAAACTAGCAAGGGTAAATAAAGACTCGTACGTATGGGATTTTGCAACAGGATCGGCAGGGCTTTTAGTAGCAGCCATGAACGAAATGCTTAACGATGCCAAAGAAAACATTAATTCGCCAGAAGAATTAGCTCAAAAAGAAATAGCAATTAAAGCAGAACAATTACTAGGGTTAGAGCTGTTATCTAGTGTGTACATGTTAGCTATACTCAACATGATACTTATGGGCGATGGTAGTTCTAACATTTTAAATACAGACTCTTTAACAGATTTTGATGGTAAATATGGCTATGGAAAAACTAACGCTATTTTCCCTGCAGATGCCTTTATATTAAACCCGCCATACTCTGCTGATGGTAACGGAATGAACTTTGTTGAAAGAGCATTAAATATGATGAATAAAGGCTATGCTGCTATTATTATACAAAACTCGTCTGGATCTGGTAAAGCAGTAGGTTATAATAAACGCATACTAGCAAAACATACGCTATTGGCAAGTATTAAAATGCCAGTAGATATTTTCATTGGCAAATCAAGTGTTAATACTAACATTTATGTTTTCAAGGTAAACGAAAAACACCATAAAGACGAAGTAGTAAAATTCATAGATTTTACCAATGATGGTTATACCCGTAGCAATCGTAAAAAAGCAAGCAACAATTTAAAAGATACCGACCATGCAAAGGAACGCTATCAAGAAGTTGTAGACTTAGTGCGTTTTGGTAAAAACAAACTCAAAATTTTTACAGAAAGGGAATACTACGAAGGTCACATTGACCCTAATAATGGAGCGGATTGGAATCAGTCGGCACCAATTGACTTGAATCCAAAATTCAGCGACTTCAAGAAGACAATTAGTGATTACATAGCTTATGAAATTTCTGACTTACTGAAAAACCAAGAAATTACAGATGAAAGCTTGGGAAAGTAG